The window gagagagagtccctttcctgcccctggcaatgaactgaggtgggagtgaatgtaatgacagggccatggccagaccctcatgttctccaatcccacatcatgtcattggcaggggcaggaaaagggacaggtgtcttcccagcatggatcacagggaacatggatcaccagggctcttcccagtgtggggtctccaatgggggattaagctggagcagtgcattaaactcttcctgcagttggggcatgtgcagggcttcttttactggtgcctctgttggtgtctgctcaagtgagagctatgggtgaagctcttcccacactggggacactcgtagggcctctccccagtgtcgatgcgccggtgggtgacgagggtggagttgtgcttgaagcccttcccgcagtcggggcagaggaggggcctctcatccgtgtgaatgcgCTGGTGCTGGcggagctgagagctggtgtgaaacctcttcccacactcggggcactggtagggcctctcccctgtgtggatcatttggtggatgatcatttgggtcttcctactaaaggtcatcccacattccccacagttgtatggcctttccccagtgtggatcctctggtggcagatcaagagagacttcagcctaaagctcttcccacattccccacattcatagggtcgttccctggtgtgggtcttctggtgggagatcaggttagagttctggcggaagctcatcccacatttcccacacttgtagggcttctccccggtgtggatccgctggtgcctgatgaggtgggagttgcgcttgaagcccatcccacagtcagggcagcagaagggcctctcatccgtgtgaatccgctcatgcaggaggagatcgGAGTTGGTGTAAAACCTcgtctgacactggggacactcgtagggcctctccctctccccagcgtggatgcgctggtgggtgatgagggtggagttgcgcttgaagcccctcccacagtcagggcagtggaagggcctctcatcagtgtgaatctgctggtgctggaggagactggagctggtctgaaacctcttctgacactggggacactcgtagggcctctccccagtgtggatggcgttggtggatgatgagggcagagctgcagctgaagcccttcccacactccccacactcgtagggccattccccggtgtggatcctctggtggctgatcagggtgctgctctgcctgaagctcttcccacactccaagcacttgtggggcttctccccattgtgaagctgcccatggcccACCAGCTCCatgctctggctgaagctctgtccaccttcctggctcagggtgggtctttcctcctcagagcaccctgggctgggtttggagcccctcctctTGTGGAATCTCTGgagattttcctccccattggattcctgtgccctggagtcactcaaaatggcctcttccatgaggctCTGCCATGGAGATTTTCCTCcttggtctccatcctcagctccttctctgggggaggaaggacaaggagaggatgggatttgcctccgtgccagagggaaggggaaggagatccccccagtgcatccccagcaggacggggttggcagcagggttgtcctgcagccgggggctgtgctgggctgggagatggagcaggagagagggggaaaggggcactgacttcctcctcacctgcctggctgtcccagggcattgtgtcagtttgaaaagacaggtgtctgctaaggaaggcaggagactcccttgaaatggaaaatattaatCACTTCccttggaattataattttcaaaacaagggaatgtcaagcaaagtctatgggaataggaataacagttcttcagaaggaaaattaaaaatacaaatgcagtagtactaaaaactacttacagagtaagaatacgacctgacaccctgtgggtcagagtgttggtagcactcctgttaaatggtggctgcagtgctcctgcagggacatatttggttctgttggagcagtgatcctgtagaagggtggagttttcctctgaaggtccagttgtggTGTCGATTGGCCTagtcttcctctgggatccagtggagctgaaagctgctcttctgggaatcctgtgggagaaggctgactctgttgttcacattctcagattatctccaggtaggaatgcttggctcctccctctgggcagagcttctcacaatgggatgatggaatttttatcagtggcactcaatggcccattaacagaagatatctccccggagggaggattcatgtggaagagataaagtaaactgctcaattaacagatgataattgccccagctttaacagagggtaattgaatacacacccagctaaacctgagacactgttccagccttggaaagcaggatttggtaccaggattctttagggaatgcagccctgattgaaggcagagatagaatctccagagcctgcagccagaaatggacagttgtgtgatactcatttcaacatcttctcttttggaattattgactaatgattatttgctttgcctacctaatatttttgtaattttttgcaaatttgcattatctaaatgacactgttccttaagttaagttggtgtctgtgtctttggtgcgggccctgcccactggcaaaacagggcccaatcctgcctaagagttacctggggagacaaaaccctcactgcaaatgtgcccccttcctccttgttccccacacttcatgcactgatcatgatgtcctatggtctgggctatccctggggtcagctgggatctcctgtcctggctgtgtcccctcccaagctcccccacaccctcagcccctccccagcgtggccgaatgaggggcaggacaggccttggctcagtgcgagctcagcaagaacaaaaccatctctgtgtgctcagccctgtgctcagcccccgggcccggcatttcctccactgccaccccggagccccctttcccacccctctgccccacggccgccgcagcaccggctgacaatagaagcaattctggggcaattccaagtttccttggttcctgcacagctccagctcagctgctggcaggttacaattaaagaaaagtgcaaatttggcccaatacagatattattaaaaggaagggaaagctctgtgtagctgtcacaaaggtgacagggatgaagagaataatgattctcacatttggaaaaaacccaagcctgggaattcagtagttatttgggaatttagctacttgagctgggcttcttgtgggacttttagcagccttgtgttcctcaccatgtggtgaatgaaccttgtcagtcttgctggtattatttgctccatttcctccagtgattttaccaaacttttcaaggagggacaacaaagtattttctttacactccagtcccacaacagccattttcctcatcagttctcccataggtcgctcagacaaagctgcatccaagtttccaagagttcctccagagagacccacaacctcctcagaggaaggaaccatgctgttgtcaaaggcaactggggtcaaagaacagtgccctgaactcactgtgccaaaataattttgcagtcTGGTTAAGgaaatattagagagatgccatttgccctggagcagggcaagtgtgacattgtcccctgtgtgtgtggccttcccggggtgggggttttacacctgaggcagtttgggtaaggggggtggtgttcaccccctgagcagggattcccccactgtttcaggctgcagtgtaagatggaaccaaatgcatgttttcaatccccatctttatcaactgctagaaacaggtggggcagtgttcttgatctcttccatgactcagccctgataacgccctccaggggagatatctgctgtgaatgggccattgagtgtcactgcaggactgatcaaattccatcctcccattgtgggatgctccacccagggggaggatccaagcgttcctacctgcatataaggtgagccttgcaacaccaggagcagcttgcctactggattcccagaggacaagagctccagaaccacccctggaccttcagagaaagaccagacccttctacaggatcactacttggacagaatcacgttcatcactccaacaggactgcagccaccatttaatgggactgcagccaccaccctgaccagcagggtgtcaggttatatccagactctgtcagtttaaggctgtgtttctgtatcattgccttgatcttcttttcttattaaattgtaattctggtttagactctcccccaggtttgtcTTCAAACCAGTAAAAATTCAATGCGCTCatcccttgctttcctcccaaaacaggatttcacatccccaaacatttgccagatggaggaggaggctgcaaggaagaggaaggaggccCGGGAcacgcaggcaggtgaggaggcagtcagtgcccctttccccctctctcctgctccatctcccagcccagcacagcccccggctgcaggacaaccctgctgccaaccccgtcctgctggggatgcactgtggggatctccttccccttccctctggcatggaggcaaatcccatcctctccttggccttcctcccccCGGGAAGGatctgaggatggagaccagggaggagaaatccccacagcagaaactcatggaagaggccattttgagtgactccagggcacaggaatccaatggggaggaaaatccccagagatcccacaggaggaggggctccaaacccagcccagggtgctctgaggaggaaagacccacccggagccaggaaggtggacagagcttcagccagagctcagagctggtggtccatgggcagcttcatgatggggagaaggcccacaagtgcttggagtgtgggaagagcttcaggcagagcagcaccctgatcagccaccagatgatccacactggggaatggccctatgagtgtggggagtgtgggaaaggcttcagctgcagctctgccctcatcatccaccaac of the Agelaius phoeniceus isolate bAgePho1 chromosome W unlocalized genomic scaffold, bAgePho1.hap1 SUPER_W_unloc_2, whole genome shotgun sequence genome contains:
- the LOC143692575 gene encoding LOW QUALITY PROTEIN: uncharacterized protein LOC143692575 (The sequence of the model RefSeq protein was modified relative to this genomic sequence to represent the inferred CDS: deleted 1 base in 1 codon) — translated: MEEAILRCSEEERPTLSQEGGQSFSQSMELVGHGQLHNGEKPHKCLECGKSFRQSSTLISHQRIHTGEWPYECGECGKGFSCSSALIIHQRIHTGERPYECPQCQKRFQTSSSLLQHQQIHTDERPFHCPDCGRGFKRNSTLITHQRIHAGERERPYECPQCQTRFYTNSDLLLHERIHTDERPFCCPDCGMGFKRNSHLIRHQRIHTGEKPYKCGKCGMSFRQNSNLISHQKTHTRERPYECGECGKSFRLKSLLICHQRIHTGERPYNCGECGMTFSRKTQMIIHQMIHTGERPYQCPECGKRFHTSSQLRQHQRIHTDERPLLCPDCGKGFKHNSTLVTHRRIDTGERPYECPQCGKSFTHSSHLSRHQQRHQ